Proteins encoded in a region of the Isosphaeraceae bacterium EP7 genome:
- a CDS encoding sigma-70 family RNA polymerase sigma factor — protein MPVRPKPMNDITHILSAIEQGDPRASEQLLPLVYRELRQLAQQRLAREKPGQTLQATALVHEAYLRLVDGQEASGWDRRGHFFAAAAEAMRRILVENARRKRAERHGGRLERQDLDAIDIAAPTPSEDLLALDEALAKLEAEDPVKAQLVKLRYFAGLTEEDAADVLGVSRTTVQRHWRYARVWLLRELGGTAGQGEKS, from the coding sequence ATGCCCGTGCGGCCCAAGCCGATGAACGACATCACCCACATCCTTTCGGCCATCGAGCAGGGCGACCCACGGGCCTCCGAGCAGCTCCTTCCCCTCGTCTATCGGGAGCTCCGGCAGCTCGCCCAGCAGAGGCTGGCACGGGAAAAGCCGGGGCAGACGCTCCAGGCGACCGCCCTGGTCCACGAGGCCTACCTCCGCCTGGTCGACGGCCAGGAGGCTTCGGGGTGGGATAGACGCGGCCACTTCTTCGCGGCGGCGGCCGAGGCGATGCGTCGCATCCTCGTCGAGAATGCCCGCCGTAAGCGGGCCGAGAGGCACGGCGGCCGGTTGGAGCGGCAGGACCTCGATGCCATCGACATCGCGGCCCCGACCCCCTCCGAGGACCTCCTCGCCCTCGACGAGGCCCTGGCGAAACTCGAAGCCGAGGACCCGGTCAAGGCCCAGCTCGTGAAGCTCCGCTACTTCGCCGGCCTGACCGAGGAAGACGCCGCGGACGTGCTCGGGGTTTCCCGCACAACCGTCCAACGCCATTGGCGTTATGCGAGGGTGTGGCTCCTCAGAGAGCTGGGGGGAACCGCCGGGCAGGGAGAGAAGTCCTGA
- a CDS encoding serine/threonine-protein kinase, translated as MANPMQKAAPNVEDIFSAALELQAPEARSAFLDRVCGDTGLRRDVEQLLALDAGANDFLEAPAAMPTVTAAHESHLAIEEVGTVIGPYKLLEAVGEGGMGTVYMAEQTEPVRRRVALKVIKPGMDSKQVVARFEAERQALAMMDHPNIAKVHDAGTTPSGRPYFVMELVRGLPVTEYCDRHELSIPERLELFVLVCRAVQHAHQKGVIHRDLKPSNVLVTDIDGVAVPKVIDFGVAKATGGALTEKTLFTGFHQFVGTPLYASPEQAELSGADVDTRSDLYSLGVLLYELLTGTTPFDSERLRRAAFDEMRRVLRDEEPPRPSTRLSTLGDQLSTVSARRKADPRRLCATMKGELDWVVMKSLEKDRRRRYETASDFAADVMNYLADRPVGACPPTAWYRLGKFARRNRPTLVTGGFVACALVVGAAVSTWQAVRATQAQRETNAAFVTARRAVDEMYSQFAEEWIAKQPRLTKVQSDFIEKALAFYEQFASLRPDDPQATFEAALAWRRVGNIRQKLGRVELAEAAYRTEVEQFDRLAAHFPERADYASEAAFSRLDLGAVMVRRGDRHFEVEPVFKRSVADLDALAARHPEDREVRGRLAWSLYALGALHRMQRRNEDAERVLLRSRELFKQLSEGDPIRLKFQRIVPTCEIELGRVYKETGRLTEAEAAFRGAAKLLETFLGEEPRDPVYRSKLAEALKNASDVLCTADRPAEAFECIRRAVALLDALAEEFPDELDYSDHLETCLDNLFLSLHGHGERGEAERVGLQGVKLSERLLRVRPADPKHRDQLSKFLSLLADLHSEDTRGPMYAPEEALKLARRAVEVDPIQGLGQQSLGWARYRAGNWKGCIESLEKQPDYQRAGDFIAAMAYWHLGDRAKAREVFTRTEEWLARYERHWKPGIYPTSAMLRRFRSEAESLLRLEPTGTGRPPG; from the coding sequence ATGGCGAATCCGATGCAGAAGGCCGCTCCGAACGTCGAGGACATCTTCTCCGCGGCCCTTGAGCTCCAGGCCCCGGAGGCCCGCTCGGCGTTCCTCGACCGAGTCTGCGGCGATACGGGGCTGCGGCGAGATGTCGAGCAACTCCTCGCCCTCGACGCGGGGGCGAACGATTTCCTGGAGGCCCCGGCCGCGATGCCCACGGTGACCGCCGCCCACGAGTCTCACTTGGCCATCGAGGAAGTCGGCACGGTCATCGGCCCTTATAAGCTGCTGGAGGCCGTCGGCGAGGGGGGCATGGGTACCGTCTACATGGCCGAGCAGACGGAGCCCGTCCGCCGCCGGGTGGCGTTGAAGGTCATCAAGCCGGGCATGGACTCGAAGCAGGTGGTCGCCCGCTTCGAGGCCGAACGCCAGGCCCTGGCGATGATGGACCACCCGAATATCGCCAAGGTCCACGACGCGGGAACGACGCCCTCGGGCCGCCCCTACTTCGTGATGGAGCTGGTCCGGGGCCTGCCCGTCACCGAGTATTGCGACCGACACGAGCTCTCCATCCCCGAGCGGCTGGAGCTGTTCGTGCTCGTCTGCCGAGCCGTGCAGCACGCTCACCAGAAGGGCGTCATCCATCGCGACCTGAAGCCGTCTAACGTCCTCGTGACGGACATCGACGGCGTCGCCGTGCCGAAGGTCATCGACTTCGGGGTGGCCAAGGCCACCGGCGGGGCCCTGACGGAGAAGACGCTCTTCACCGGGTTCCACCAGTTCGTCGGCACGCCGCTCTACGCGAGCCCCGAGCAAGCCGAGCTCTCGGGGGCCGACGTGGATACCCGTAGCGACCTCTACAGCCTGGGCGTCCTCCTGTACGAGCTGCTGACCGGCACCACTCCGTTCGACTCGGAGAGGCTCCGGCGGGCGGCCTTCGACGAGATGCGCCGCGTCCTCCGCGATGAGGAGCCGCCCAGGCCGAGCACGCGGCTCAGCACGCTCGGCGACCAGCTCTCGACAGTCTCGGCCCGGCGGAAGGCCGACCCCAGGCGGCTCTGTGCGACCATGAAGGGCGAGCTCGATTGGGTGGTGATGAAGTCCCTGGAGAAGGACCGCCGCCGACGCTACGAGACGGCCAGCGACTTCGCCGCCGACGTGATGAACTACCTGGCCGACCGGCCCGTGGGGGCGTGCCCACCGACGGCGTGGTATCGACTCGGCAAGTTCGCCCGCCGCAACCGGCCCACGCTGGTCACGGGCGGCTTCGTGGCCTGCGCCCTGGTCGTCGGAGCCGCCGTCAGCACGTGGCAGGCCGTCCGCGCCACTCAGGCCCAGCGGGAGACCAACGCGGCGTTCGTGACCGCCCGGCGGGCCGTGGATGAGATGTACTCCCAGTTCGCCGAGGAGTGGATTGCCAAGCAGCCGAGGCTGACCAAGGTCCAGAGCGACTTCATCGAGAAGGCCCTGGCGTTCTACGAGCAGTTCGCCAGTCTACGCCCCGACGACCCGCAGGCCACGTTCGAGGCGGCCCTCGCCTGGAGGCGGGTCGGTAACATCCGGCAGAAGCTCGGGAGGGTCGAGCTGGCCGAGGCCGCGTACAGAACGGAAGTCGAGCAGTTCGACCGCCTGGCCGCCCACTTCCCCGAGCGGGCAGATTATGCCTCGGAGGCGGCGTTCAGCAGGTTAGACCTCGGTGCCGTGATGGTCAGACGTGGGGACCGTCATTTCGAGGTCGAACCCGTCTTCAAGCGTTCGGTCGCCGACTTGGACGCACTGGCGGCTCGCCACCCCGAGGACCGAGAGGTACGCGGTCGCCTGGCCTGGAGCCTCTACGCTCTTGGGGCCCTGCACCGGATGCAGCGTCGTAACGAGGACGCCGAGCGGGTCCTGTTGCGAAGCCGGGAGTTATTCAAGCAGCTATCTGAAGGAGATCCGATAAGGCTCAAGTTCCAGCGAATCGTGCCTACATGCGAAATCGAGCTAGGTCGTGTGTATAAAGAGACGGGCCGTCTCACAGAAGCGGAGGCAGCCTTCCGGGGCGCCGCGAAGCTCTTGGAAACGTTCCTCGGTGAAGAACCGCGCGACCCCGTCTATCGAAGTAAGCTTGCGGAAGCGTTGAAGAACGCCTCCGACGTCCTGTGTACCGCGGACCGGCCTGCGGAGGCGTTCGAGTGCATCCGCCGAGCAGTGGCACTGCTGGATGCCCTGGCCGAAGAGTTCCCAGACGAACTCGACTATTCCGACCACCTGGAAACGTGCTTGGACAATCTCTTTCTAAGCCTCCACGGGCACGGGGAACGGGGTGAGGCGGAGCGCGTCGGTCTCCAGGGCGTGAAACTGAGCGAGAGGTTGCTGCGCGTACGTCCCGCTGACCCCAAACATCGAGATCAGCTCTCCAAATTTCTGAGCCTCCTGGCCGACCTCCACTCCGAGGACACCAGGGGGCCCATGTATGCCCCAGAGGAGGCCCTGAAGCTGGCACGTCGCGCAGTCGAGGTGGACCCGATCCAAGGTCTAGGCCAACAGTCTTTGGGATGGGCACGGTACAGAGCGGGCAACTGGAAAGGGTGCATCGAATCCCTCGAGAAACAGCCCGACTACCAGCGGGCCGGCGACTTCATCGCCGCCATGGCCTACTGGCACCTGGGCGACAGGGCCAAGGCCCGCGAGGTGTTCACGCGAACGGAGGAATGGTTGGCGAGGTATGAGCGGCATTGGAAGCCGGGCATCTACCCCACTTCGGCGATGCTGCGTCGATTCCGGTCCGAAGCGGAGTCCCTCCTCCGCCTCGAACCAACCGGTACGGGGAGGCCGCCGGGTTAA
- a CDS encoding serine hydrolase, producing the protein MIRIAAFAFAALLPMVAQAEDLKEKLSAYMDAATSHDHFSGSVLVAKGGEVVLTRGYGLANAEYGIANTPETKFRLGSITKQFTATGILILAERGKLAVEDPVGKYLDDAPAAWEKVTIHHLLTHTSGIPSYTDDPAFMKVNMVPQTVGSMVAGIKAKPLDFEPGSKYHYNNSGYFLLGAIIEKVSGMTYEAFLGAEIFKPLEMTETGYDHHETVLPNRASGYDRRGSELRNAPHLDMSLPYAAGSLYSTVGDLYKWDRALKAGKLLSGKSFEAMYTPFKDNYAYGWAVTDFKGHKIIGHGGGINGFSTDFARFPDDDLCVIVLCNVNPSKPGEVARNLASIAFGEDVPLPRTRVKAKVDPKIYDDYVGEYRLTPKMTIKVTRDGDRLITQGTGQGKLEIFPESETAYFPEEVDALLTFVKEDGKVTHIMVHQNGKDMKGDRVE; encoded by the coding sequence ATGATCAGGATCGCAGCGTTTGCCTTCGCCGCCCTCTTGCCGATGGTCGCACAGGCCGAGGACCTGAAGGAGAAGCTCTCAGCTTACATGGATGCGGCGACGAGCCATGATCATTTCAGCGGGTCGGTTCTGGTGGCGAAGGGGGGCGAGGTTGTCCTGACTCGGGGGTATGGGCTGGCGAATGCCGAGTATGGGATCGCCAATACGCCCGAGACGAAGTTCAGGCTGGGGTCGATCACCAAGCAGTTCACCGCGACGGGGATTTTAATCCTGGCGGAACGGGGGAAGCTGGCGGTCGAGGACCCGGTGGGGAAGTATCTCGACGATGCTCCGGCGGCCTGGGAGAAGGTGACGATCCATCATCTGTTAACGCATACGTCGGGCATCCCCAGCTATACCGACGACCCGGCGTTCATGAAGGTGAACATGGTTCCTCAAACGGTCGGATCGATGGTCGCGGGGATCAAGGCGAAGCCTCTGGATTTCGAGCCGGGGTCGAAATACCACTACAACAACTCGGGCTATTTCCTGCTGGGGGCGATCATCGAGAAGGTCTCGGGGATGACGTATGAGGCGTTCCTCGGGGCGGAGATCTTCAAGCCGCTGGAGATGACGGAGACCGGGTACGACCATCATGAGACGGTCTTGCCCAACCGGGCCTCGGGCTATGATCGCCGGGGGTCGGAGCTGCGCAATGCTCCGCACCTGGATATGAGCCTCCCTTATGCGGCGGGTTCGCTGTATTCGACGGTGGGCGACCTCTACAAGTGGGACCGGGCCTTGAAGGCGGGCAAGCTGCTGTCGGGCAAGTCGTTCGAGGCAATGTACACGCCGTTCAAGGACAACTACGCCTACGGGTGGGCGGTCACCGATTTCAAAGGGCACAAGATCATCGGCCACGGCGGGGGGATCAACGGGTTCTCGACCGACTTCGCGCGATTCCCGGACGACGACCTCTGCGTGATCGTGCTCTGCAACGTCAACCCGTCGAAGCCGGGCGAGGTCGCGCGCAACCTGGCATCGATCGCCTTCGGCGAGGACGTGCCGCTGCCCAGGACCAGGGTCAAGGCGAAGGTCGACCCGAAGATTTACGACGACTACGTGGGCGAGTATCGGCTGACCCCGAAGATGACGATCAAGGTCACTCGCGACGGAGATAGGCTCATCACCCAGGGGACCGGCCAGGGGAAGCTGGAGATCTTCCCGGAGTCGGAGACCGCGTATTTCCCCGAGGAAGTTGACGCCCTGCTGACGTTCGTGAAGGAGGACGGCAAGGTGACGCACATCATGGTGCATCAGAACGGGAAGGACATGAAGGGGGATCGGGTGGAGTGA
- a CDS encoding sigma-70 family RNA polymerase sigma factor produces the protein MRSNLSKSGGFRDLDRLFRHGTVPPGDRALLEGFLDGSDGSAFEALVDRHGPMVMGVCRRLLASPHDADDAFQATFLIFVRKAGHLRDADRLGPWLYGVATRVAAKARARAARSKGRHEGFVEDLPGAEDRSSDWLDVRPILDAELGRIPAKMRDVLVLCLLEGATAEEAARRLACPLGTVKSRLARGRDALRVRLTGRGVAPAVAVAATSHVFSSHASAALLRTTLGLVAASPATIAPGVISLTRGVAPAMLTKTTLAASLILGGLVATGLGTTWWKGAAMAQAPGRERPAGVEEKKTIANLKSVLLALHNYYTSYDHFPPAATYGPDGQPGLSWRVALLPYLGEAALYESFKRDEPWDSPTNKALLARMPAVFETPNAPTKRGETRIRGFAGKGAFFEGSQGTRISEMIDGTSNTLAIALASEAVPWTKPGELVAAEGQPFPPLDSSNPKGYRIGLVDGSVQLVRKGDDAFLRALITRNGGEVIVMHSDTPITKQRPQIVMVPVIEQAPAEEQGENPDRIDPTEARLRAVEEKLDLILKRLDAISTATPAKP, from the coding sequence ATGCGGTCGAATCTCAGCAAATCCGGCGGGTTTCGTGACCTGGACCGACTCTTCCGGCATGGAACCGTCCCCCCCGGGGACAGGGCCCTGCTGGAAGGGTTTCTGGACGGGAGCGATGGGTCGGCCTTCGAAGCGTTGGTGGACCGCCACGGCCCGATGGTGATGGGGGTCTGCCGCCGCCTGCTGGCCAGCCCGCACGACGCGGACGACGCCTTCCAGGCGACCTTCCTGATCTTCGTCCGCAAGGCGGGGCACTTACGCGACGCCGACCGGCTGGGCCCCTGGCTTTATGGCGTGGCGACGCGGGTGGCGGCGAAAGCACGCGCCCGGGCTGCCCGCAGCAAGGGGCGCCACGAGGGCTTCGTGGAGGACCTGCCGGGGGCCGAGGATCGGTCGTCGGACTGGCTCGACGTGAGGCCGATCCTCGACGCCGAGCTGGGCCGGATCCCCGCCAAGATGCGCGACGTGCTGGTGCTCTGCCTGCTGGAGGGGGCCACCGCCGAGGAAGCGGCCCGCAGGCTGGCCTGCCCGCTGGGGACGGTGAAGAGCCGCCTGGCGCGGGGTCGGGACGCCTTGCGGGTCCGCCTGACGGGCCGGGGGGTTGCCCCGGCGGTCGCGGTGGCCGCGACGTCGCACGTCTTCAGCTCCCATGCCTCGGCCGCCCTGTTGAGGACGACCCTGGGCCTGGTCGCCGCCAGTCCGGCGACGATCGCCCCGGGCGTGATCTCCCTGACGAGAGGAGTTGCACCCGCGATGCTCACGAAAACGACGCTGGCGGCCTCGCTGATCCTGGGAGGGCTTGTCGCCACCGGCCTGGGGACGACCTGGTGGAAGGGGGCCGCGATGGCGCAGGCTCCCGGGCGAGAGCGCCCGGCCGGGGTGGAAGAGAAGAAGACGATCGCCAATCTGAAGTCCGTTCTGCTGGCGTTGCATAACTACTACACGAGCTATGACCATTTCCCGCCCGCGGCGACTTATGGGCCGGATGGCCAGCCCGGGCTGAGCTGGCGCGTCGCGCTGCTCCCCTACCTCGGCGAGGCGGCACTGTACGAGTCGTTCAAGCGGGACGAGCCGTGGGACAGCCCGACGAACAAGGCGCTTCTCGCCAGGATGCCCGCCGTCTTCGAGACGCCAAACGCCCCGACGAAGCGTGGGGAGACGCGGATCCGGGGCTTCGCCGGGAAGGGGGCCTTCTTCGAGGGGAGTCAGGGGACCCGGATCAGCGAGATGATCGACGGCACGTCGAATACTCTTGCCATCGCCCTGGCGAGTGAGGCCGTCCCCTGGACCAAGCCCGGCGAACTCGTCGCCGCCGAGGGACAGCCGTTCCCGCCGCTCGATTCCAGCAACCCGAAGGGCTATCGCATCGGCCTCGTCGACGGTTCCGTGCAACTCGTTCGGAAGGGGGACGACGCCTTCCTGCGGGCCCTCATCACCCGCAACGGCGGCGAGGTGATCGTCATGCATTCGGACACTCCGATTACGAAACAACGCCCCCAGATCGTGATGGTGCCGGTCATCGAGCAGGCCCCCGCCGAAGAACAGGGGGAGAATCCCGACCGGATCGATCCCACGGAAGCGCGTCTCAGGGCTGTGGAGGAGAAGCTCGACCTCATCCTCAAGCGGCTTGATGCGATCTCCACGGCAACTCCCGCGAAGCCGTAG
- a CDS encoding DUF1501 domain-containing protein — MLDMLGRGEGRYCDGLSRRSFLKAGTLGLGGMALPQLLRAEEKAGLGSSNKSVILVYLAGGIAHQDTFDLKPNAPAEIRGEFKPIASKVPGFDVCEHLPRLASIADKYAVIRSIVGMRDEHSSFHTATGYPMDVAQREHRPHFGSVISRLQGPRDPVVPPFIDLFPVMQHKPYNSPGPGYLGVSHSPSRMSGDDLALLQQTSIAPARFGDRKGLLSNLDAFRRSVDTSATQGMDRFYERAFSVLASDKVARALDVEREDPRLRDRYGKGVSTPLGDAAPMWNDQLLIARRLVEAGARCVTVAYGFWDTHGDNFNLMKKHLPLFDQGISALIEDIHARGLQDDVTVLVMGEFGRTPKINKDAGRDHWAPVNSVLLAGGGMKTGQVIGATDAMGAYAAAQPIHYQDILATVYHNLGIDPNGFVNDKSDRPISILPSTAQPIAKLV; from the coding sequence CGCGCCGAGGAGAAGGCCGGCCTCGGTTCCTCCAACAAGTCGGTCATCCTCGTCTACCTCGCCGGCGGCATCGCCCACCAGGACACGTTCGACCTCAAGCCCAACGCGCCCGCCGAGATCCGCGGCGAGTTCAAGCCCATCGCCTCCAAGGTCCCCGGCTTCGACGTCTGCGAGCACCTGCCGCGCCTGGCGAGCATCGCCGACAAGTACGCCGTCATCCGCTCGATCGTCGGCATGCGCGACGAGCACAGCAGCTTCCACACCGCTACCGGCTACCCGATGGACGTAGCCCAGCGCGAGCACCGGCCCCACTTCGGCTCGGTCATCTCCCGCCTGCAAGGCCCCCGCGACCCGGTCGTCCCCCCGTTCATCGACCTCTTCCCGGTCATGCAGCACAAGCCCTACAACAGCCCGGGGCCCGGCTACCTCGGCGTCTCGCACTCCCCCTCGCGCATGAGCGGTGACGACCTCGCCCTGCTCCAGCAGACCTCCATCGCCCCCGCCCGCTTCGGCGACCGCAAGGGCCTGCTCTCCAACCTCGACGCCTTCCGCCGCTCCGTCGACACCTCCGCCACCCAGGGCATGGACCGGTTCTACGAGCGTGCCTTCAGCGTGCTCGCCTCCGACAAGGTCGCGCGTGCCCTGGACGTCGAGCGCGAAGACCCGCGCCTCCGCGACCGCTACGGCAAAGGGGTTTCCACCCCCCTGGGCGACGCCGCCCCCATGTGGAACGATCAGCTCCTGATCGCCCGACGCCTGGTCGAGGCCGGCGCCCGCTGCGTCACCGTCGCCTACGGCTTCTGGGACACGCACGGCGACAACTTCAACCTCATGAAGAAGCACCTCCCCCTCTTCGACCAGGGCATCTCGGCCCTCATCGAGGACATCCACGCCCGGGGCCTGCAAGACGACGTGACCGTCCTGGTCATGGGCGAGTTCGGCCGGACTCCCAAGATCAACAAGGACGCCGGCCGAGACCACTGGGCCCCGGTTAACAGTGTCCTCCTTGCCGGTGGAGGCATGAAGACCGGCCAGGTCATCGGCGCCACCGACGCCATGGGCGCCTACGCCGCCGCCCAGCCCATTCACTACCAGGACATCCTCGCCACCGTCTACCACAACCTCGGCATCGACCCCAACGGCTTCGTCAACGACAAGTCCGACCGCCCCATCTCCATCCTCCCCAGCACCGCCCAGCCCATCGCAAAACTCGTCTGA